Genomic window (Desulforapulum autotrophicum HRM2):
AGGGCACCCAGAATGAAGATCACAAACGGCGGCATCACATTACTCATAGTAATCCTCCCTTCTCTTTACCAGGGGCCGTAGCACAAAGCGTGACACCAGCACCAGAATGACACAGGCCACAAATCCGAATATGGCGTAGAATACAGGCCAGGTTTCAAAGGGGAAATGGGCGTGTTTGTGCACAAAAAAATCAAGAATGAACAACAGAATAACCGTACTGAAAAAAATGATCAAAAGGCGTTTCACATTTTGAGGTTTGTCAAACAGGTGAGTTTTTTCTTTTTCCATAACCTGGCACCTTATTTAATAGTCTATAGTGTGCTTAAAAATACAATGGCAAGATAAATAACGCTTATTGCAAACACCACCAGGAACACCGGTCGGTATCCGGGAACAGGATCATGGGACAGCTCTTGTTTCTCCTCGTTCATCTTGTTTGCCTCCATTTAACCTCCGTTGATTGATTGAACCGCAAGCTTTGCCAGATTTAAAAAAGGCTGGGGATAAAAGAACAGAATTATTGAGATGCCAGCGGTGATGGTCAGGGGCACCACACACCACAGGGGGGCCTCTTTGATTCCGGGTTCAAACAGCATCTCTGAATCACTCAGAAAAAAGGCGTTGTAAAACACCGGGAAGAAGTAAGCTGCATTGAGAAACGAACTCAGAAGCAACACCAGGAGAAAAAGCATCTGACCTGATTCAATGGTGCCGAGCACAAGATACCACTTGCTGATAAATCCCCCACAGGGGGGAAGCCCCACAACGGACAATGAACCGATCAAAAAGGCTGTCATGGTGATGGGCATCTGCCGGCCGATACCCTTCATCTTGCTGATATGCTTGATGCCGGTGGTGCAGAAAATGGCGCCTGCACAGAAGAACAGGGTGATCTTGCCAAAGGCGTGCATGGCAATGTGGAGCATGCCACCGGTCATGCCCGAGGTGGACAAAAGTGCCACGCCAAGCACAATGTAGGAGAGCTGGCCAATGGTGGAAAAGGCAAGCCTGCGCTTGAGTTCATCCTGGGAAAGGGCAATCAAAGAAGCCACCACAACGGTTATAGAGGCAATAGTGCAGACGATCCAGTTAATGTGGTATTGGGCAAGAAGATCCACCCCCACAATGCCGGTTAAGACCCTGACAACACTGAAGGCCCCGACCTTGACCACGGCAACGGCGTGGAGAAGGGCTGAAACCGGCGTTGGCGCCACCATGGCTGCGGGCAACCACGAATGCATGGGCATAATCCCGACCTTGGCAAATCCAAAGAGAAACATGAGGGACAGCAAAAGGGCAAGGCCAGAATTGATATGGCCTGCCATGACCCCCTGGGCTGCAAAATCAAGGGTTCCGGTAAAATGGTAGGTAATCAGCATGGCCGGAAGGGCAAGACCGATGGAACCGCCCAGGATGTACAAAAGATACTTTCGGCCCGAACTTCTGGCCTCCCTGTCCTGGTGATGGGTAACCAGGGGATAGGTGGCAAGGGAGAGCATTTCATAGAAGAGGTAAAGGGTCAAAAGATTGGCGGAAAAGGCAACGCCAATGGTTGCTGAAAGTGCCACGGCAAAAAATGAGTAATAACGGGTCTGGCTGTGCTCATCAAGCCCCCTCATATACCCCATGGAGTAGATGGAGGTAATGATCCAAAGCGATGATGCCACAAGGGCGAAAAGCATACCAAAGGCATCCACCCGGAAGGCGATGCCAAGGTTGGGAAAAATCTGGGCCACGGTATAGACAATGGCCTTACCCTTTAAGACAGCAGGCAGCATGGAAAGGACCAGAAGGAACTTGATCGCCCCTGCCACAAAGGTCCAGGTCTCCCTCAGGTTCTGGGTTTTGGAGAAAATGATAAAGGGAACAGCCACAAGGGAAATCAGCACAGCAAGAAAAGGTTTGACCGAAAGAATGGTTTCCATTGTCATGTTAAATTACCCCCGCAGGTATGGCAAAATAAATGATATTCGTAACAATCCGACCCGAATAAACGCCCAGCACCAAAAGTAGCAGAGATACGGCAAGAAAAGGCAGCAACATGTTCATGGGTGCCTCTTGTATTCCAGCCTCACTGTCACTGTGGGCGGCACCATGGTGATGGTCGACAAAGGGTTCAAAGTAGCAGATTTCAAACAGACGGAAAAAGAGTACGGCATTGACAAGGGAAGAAAAGATCAAGGCCGCCACAAACCCGTACTGACCGGCGGCAATGCCGCCCGAAACCAGATACCACTTGCTGAAAAATCCGCAGGTGGGCGGCACCCCGATGATGGAAAGCCCTGCCAGCACAAAACCTGCCATGGTAAGAGGCATGGTGTTGAACAATCCCTTCAGCCCCTCCCGTTCATCGGTTTTTGTCTTCCAGGCAAAAATGGCCGCTGCCATGAACAGACAAAGGGTCATTACCGCATCGTTGACAATGTGAAGAATGGCGCCGGACATACCGATTCGATTGCCAAGGAAGAATCCGCCAACCATGTACCCGACCTCGGCAATGATGATGTAGGCAAGCATTCGTCGGTAATTGGTCTGGGCAAGTGCTGAAACAGATCCAAACACGATGGTTGCAATGGCAAGCCACACCATGATCTTACCCGCATCAAGATAATTAAAGATGTAATCAAAGGAAAACACGGACAGGCAGATTCTCACCATGATGTAGACGGTCACTTTGGTGGTCAGGGGAGCAATCAGTCCTGCGGCAGGCGAAGAGGCCTGGGAATAGGCCCCGGGAAGCCACCCGTGGACTGGGAAGAGTGCCATCTTTACAAACAGTCCGGTAAGGCAGATGATATAGGCAAACAGAACGATCCCCGAATCTTTTATTCCCGGTAGAATGGACGCAAGGTCAGCCATGTTGAGGGACCCCGTGGCCATATATAAATAGCCCACGCCAAGCAGGTAAAAAGTTGCACCAATGGTGCCGAGAAAGAGATAGTTAAGTGTTGCAAGGGGGGCCTGCTCCTTGCCAAGTCCGATCAGTGCATAGCCGGAAAGAGATGCGATCTCAAGCAGCACATAGAGGTTGAAGGCGTCACCCGTTGCCGTCATTCCCACAAGACCTGCTGTGAAAAGCACGTACAGGGAGATAAAAACCCCCTCCTTATCCTGGAACTCCCAAATGATGGTCTGCCTGCTGGACACAAGATTGACCAGGGCCACTCCTGTGATCACCACAAGCACAAGGGCGCTTAAATGATCAATCACATAAACAATACCCATGGGAGCGGCCCACCCGGCAAACCTGTACTCCATGGCAACACCGGTGTTGACCACCTGGATGAGAAGCGCCACTGCCGAAACAAAAGAAACGGCCAGGGCCGCAACCCCAATGGGAAAGCAGAGCCGCCTGTCGATGAAGCTTGCGCCTGCAACAACCAGGGCCGCAAGCAGGGGAACGATGATGACGAGTGCAGGAAGGGTATTTATCATGGCTTCCATCCGTTCCTTAGATGTTGGTTAATCTCATCTTCCTCAAGGGTACCATGCGTATTATAAACTTTAATCGCAAGGGCCAGGGCTACGCCCAGGGTTGCAACGCCGACAACAATGGCGGTCAGCATGAGCACATGGGGAAGAGGGTTGATGTAGTCTGCCGCATTAACAACAGCCGGAGCGTGGGCAGCAGCTCCGTGAACAACACTATCCACGGCACCATGGGCTGTTTCACCATGGTGAAGAATCGGTATGGTCGCCCCCCTTTTCGCCCCGATGGACACATAAAATAAAATTACGGCCGTCTGGAAAATGGTCATGCCGACAATTTTCTTGACCAGGTTATTCTTTGCAATCATGGCATAGAGACCGACCATCATTAAAATGATATAGGCCCAGTAATTAGCCTTACCTACAATCAAGCCGAAAAGGTCCATAATTATAACCCCTCATCCTGTTTGCCTGCCGAAGACAGGTTATAGTAGATCCAGATCATCACCGACATGACAGCCAGGGCCACACCAATCTCCACGATAAGAATGCCGTAGGAGCGGGCCATGACCCGGTCTGTTCCCAGAATGGGAGCCAGGGCGCCGTAATTGAGGAAATTTTCACCGATCATAAGGCAAAGCATGCCTGTACCAGCATAAATGAACACCCCGGCAGCACTTAAAACAGCGGCTGTTTTTTCGCTGAATTTGGCAATGGCCACCCTGAGGTTCTGGGAGATGGCAAAAAGAATCACCGCTGCACCAAGCACAACCCCGCCCTGGAATCCCCCACCTGGACTGTGGTGACCATGGGCCACAACGTAAAAGGCGAAAATCTGGATAAAGGGAATAAGCAACCGGCTGGTGCTTCGTATGATGATATCGCTTGGCACCCACTGACTGTCGATACGCTGGAACACCTTGGAATCCTCGGGGGCCGCCCCACACTCCACGATGCGCAGGGTGACGCCTGTGGGTCTGTGGCGAAAATAGATCTCCTTTTCGTCATCCTCGGGCAGCCTCAAGAGAAAAAAACAGGCAAGTCCTGCCGTAAGAATCACCGTTGTTTCAAACATGGTGTCGTACCCCCTGTAATCGGCAAGGACGGAGGTAACGATGTTTGGAACAGCGGTATCGGCCATGGTGTGCTGGATAAAATAGGGAGAAAGATGGGTTGCCGCAGGAGAGTCAGGATCACCAAAATCGGGAAACTGACCGGCAAAAACAATCAAAAGAAGGCCGCAAAGAAAAACCGTCAATTTTCCTAGAAGTTTCAATCCTTTGTCCTCCTTGTGGTATGAAACACCGCTGCCACGCAAAAGACCGTGCTCACACCGGCTCCCACTGTGGCCTCTGTAAAGGCGACATCCACAGCACCCATGATGGCCCATAAAAGACAGAGAAGAAAACTGTAGGCTCCCAGAAGAATGGTCGCACTCAGCAGATCCTTCACGTTGATGGCGGCTATGGCACAGACAACGACAAGCACAATGATAATCAGATCAAGTTGCCAGATCATATGCGGTTACCTCCTCCGTTTCCTTTTGTCCACGGCTCCCGAACTGCCCTGATACCAGCATCAACAATGGCATGGGTCGCTGTGGGACTTGTAATAAAGACGAAAACAACGATGAGCACAATTTTCATTCCCGACAGGAAATTGGCCAGGGTAAAATCGTGCACCAGATAAAGAGTCAGCCCGCTCATGGACAGAAGCAGCCCCATGGTGTCAAGCATTCCTGCCGCGTGGAGTCGTGAGTAAAAATCCGGCAGTCGGATAATGCCAATGGAACCGCCAAGGAAAAAGAAAAGGCCAATTGCGATCAACAACGCCGAGAGTATAATCATCGATCCATCTCCTGATATAGCCCCTTACGTTTATGAAAATAGCGGGATGCCGCAAGAACCGCGATAAAATTAAGCAAGGCATAGGCAAGGGCGATATCAATGAACATGTCCACCCGCTCAAAGATAAAGCCGATCATTATCAGCAAAACTGTTGTTTTGCTGCCGATGGCGCTTACCCCCATGATCCGGTCCTGAACAGTCGGTCCCACCACAGAACGGTAAAGGGGAATGGCCATAAAAACACTGAGAACAATCGCCGAGTATAAAATATAAGTATCCATTATTCACCAAATATCCCAGCGACGCGACGCTCCATTTCGCCTGGAAGGCCGGCCGCGGATTCCTTGTCAATGGCGTGAACAGAAAGATCGCCGTATATTGATACGTTAACCGTTATGGTTCCCGGGGTGAGGGTGATCGAGTTGGCAAAGGTTACCAGGGCCAGTCGATCCCGCATCCTGGTTTTGATCTTGACGATATGGGGATCGATACGATCCATCATGTTGGGACTGAGCACCAGCAGGAGTACATGGATGTTGGCAAGAAAAATCTGCCAGATGAGCCAGGGGAAATAGAGAATGAAGTTCAGCCAGAGTCTGAACATACTGATAGGCCGGGGGTCTGGGGTTGAAAGATCCGAGACAAACCAGGAGACAATGGCGCAGGAAATAACACCAAGGCCAAGGTGAAATCCATCAAATCGACCGGAAAAGACAACCCAGAAAAGGAACAAGATAAAAAAACTAATGAAAAATGACGATTTGCATTTCAATACTTTCACGACCGGAACCTCATATTTAAAAAATATTAAGCCTGCTGTCCGTTAGGACCGTCACCCGGAGAATGAATATAATTTATAGAATGACTTAGTAAAGATTTCGCAAAAGGTCAATTGTTTTTTTAAACCCGTCATAAAAGATCATGGTCCCAGTTCCACAGGCCAGGACGCTGTTTCATGACCATCTGTTTAGGCACGGGTTCCTCCATGGTTGCAAACAGGGTATAACCGGCCCGTTTCAATTCACCGACCTTGGACGCAATATCCAGCCGCCATCCAGGAAACACCCAGAAGTTTCCGTCCCTGCGTGACACCCACCCCTGTTCGTTCATGGGGCTTGAAAACGGCGTATCAAGCTTGATCTCATCCGAGACAATCCTTGATATGGCAAGGGGCCAATTTCCGTCGACCACCACCCCAAGGGGAATGCAAGCGCCGACGCCAAGGGTCATGAAACCCTCCATGCCCAGTTCAGGGCTTGCAAAGGCACCTGAGAACCCTAAAGTTCGAAGCATTTCAAGGGCCGAGGCATTGGCTATATTGCAAAAGGGACCGGCCCAGAGTTCAAGACTGCCCGGATCGGCAAACAATCCCGTCTGCCACACGGCATTGAGCACAAATCGGTGTGCACCCTTTGCTATGACTTGTTTTATCAGGGCCATGTAAGCGGCTTCATCTTTTGGCCAGACCACAGGCGACAACCACCACCAGGTATCCTGAACCACCCGGTTGGGAAGTTTAGCCATGGCCCGTTCAGAGAGCCACAGGGCCTTGTCTCCGACCTTATTTCCCCGGACAGGAGTTCGGGTCAGGGTGATATGGGTGGTTGTCTCCCCCCTGAATTTCCGCCTTGGTGAAACAGCGACCCCCACTCCCACCGCCCTCTTTGGCGGTTTTACACTCAGAGGCTCAATGGTTTCAAGTTCATCCTTAAGACCCTGG
Coding sequences:
- a CDS encoding Na+/H+ antiporter subunit E; its protein translation is MFLFWVVFSGRFDGFHLGLGVISCAIVSWFVSDLSTPDPRPISMFRLWLNFILYFPWLIWQIFLANIHVLLLVLSPNMMDRIDPHIVKIKTRMRDRLALVTFANSITLTPGTITVNVSIYGDLSVHAIDKESAAGLPGEMERRVAGIFGE
- a CDS encoding cation:proton antiporter subunit C, translated to MDLFGLIVGKANYWAYIILMMVGLYAMIAKNNLVKKIVGMTIFQTAVILFYVSIGAKRGATIPILHHGETAHGAVDSVVHGAAAHAPAVVNAADYINPLPHVLMLTAIVVGVATLGVALALAIKVYNTHGTLEEDEINQHLRNGWKP
- the mnhG gene encoding monovalent cation/H(+) antiporter subunit G, with product MIILSALLIAIGLFFFLGGSIGIIRLPDFYSRLHAAGMLDTMGLLLSMSGLTLYLVHDFTLANFLSGMKIVLIVVFVFITSPTATHAIVDAGIRAVREPWTKGNGGGNRI
- a CDS encoding Na(+)/H(+) antiporter subunit B, whose amino-acid sequence is MIWQLDLIIIVLVVVCAIAAINVKDLLSATILLGAYSFLLCLLWAIMGAVDVAFTEATVGAGVSTVFCVAAVFHTTRRTKD
- a CDS encoding monovalent cation/H+ antiporter subunit D family protein, with amino-acid sequence METILSVKPFLAVLISLVAVPFIIFSKTQNLRETWTFVAGAIKFLLVLSMLPAVLKGKAIVYTVAQIFPNLGIAFRVDAFGMLFALVASSLWIITSIYSMGYMRGLDEHSQTRYYSFFAVALSATIGVAFSANLLTLYLFYEMLSLATYPLVTHHQDREARSSGRKYLLYILGGSIGLALPAMLITYHFTGTLDFAAQGVMAGHINSGLALLLSLMFLFGFAKVGIMPMHSWLPAAMVAPTPVSALLHAVAVVKVGAFSVVRVLTGIVGVDLLAQYHINWIVCTIASITVVVASLIALSQDELKRRLAFSTIGQLSYIVLGVALLSTSGMTGGMLHIAMHAFGKITLFFCAGAIFCTTGIKHISKMKGIGRQMPITMTAFLIGSLSVVGLPPCGGFISKWYLVLGTIESGQMLFLLVLLLSSFLNAAYFFPVFYNAFFLSDSEMLFEPGIKEAPLWCVVPLTITAGISIILFFYPQPFLNLAKLAVQSINGG
- a CDS encoding Na(+)/H(+) antiporter subunit B, with the protein product MKLLGKLTVFLCGLLLIVFAGQFPDFGDPDSPAATHLSPYFIQHTMADTAVPNIVTSVLADYRGYDTMFETTVILTAGLACFFLLRLPEDDEKEIYFRHRPTGVTLRIVECGAAPEDSKVFQRIDSQWVPSDIIIRSTSRLLIPFIQIFAFYVVAHGHHSPGGGFQGGVVLGAAVILFAISQNLRVAIAKFSEKTAAVLSAAGVFIYAGTGMLCLMIGENFLNYGALAPILGTDRVMARSYGILIVEIGVALAVMSVMIWIYYNLSSAGKQDEGL
- a CDS encoding monovalent cation/H+ antiporter complex subunit F encodes the protein MDTYILYSAIVLSVFMAIPLYRSVVGPTVQDRIMGVSAIGSKTTVLLIMIGFIFERVDMFIDIALAYALLNFIAVLAASRYFHKRKGLYQEMDR
- a CDS encoding complex I subunit 5 family protein; the protein is MINTLPALVIIVPLLAALVVAGASFIDRRLCFPIGVAALAVSFVSAVALLIQVVNTGVAMEYRFAGWAAPMGIVYVIDHLSALVLVVITGVALVNLVSSRQTIIWEFQDKEGVFISLYVLFTAGLVGMTATGDAFNLYVLLEIASLSGYALIGLGKEQAPLATLNYLFLGTIGATFYLLGVGYLYMATGSLNMADLASILPGIKDSGIVLFAYIICLTGLFVKMALFPVHGWLPGAYSQASSPAAGLIAPLTTKVTVYIMVRICLSVFSFDYIFNYLDAGKIMVWLAIATIVFGSVSALAQTNYRRMLAYIIIAEVGYMVGGFFLGNRIGMSGAILHIVNDAVMTLCLFMAAAIFAWKTKTDEREGLKGLFNTMPLTMAGFVLAGLSIIGVPPTCGFFSKWYLVSGGIAAGQYGFVAALIFSSLVNAVLFFRLFEICYFEPFVDHHHGAAHSDSEAGIQEAPMNMLLPFLAVSLLLLVLGVYSGRIVTNIIYFAIPAGVI